CCCCTGTGCAGCCGCGCCCGATCACCATAATTGGAACCTTCCAGATTGCATGGCGTTAATCTCATGCTACCATGCTCGCACCGCTGATATTTGATGGCGGCACGGGCTTCTTGAAATCGCCAATCGGAAGAGGAGACCGCGATGAACTGGAACCGTGTTGAAGGCAATTGGGAACAATTCAAAGGCAAGGCCCAGGCGCAATGGGGCAAGCTGACCGGCGATGACCTGGATGTTATTGCTGGTAATCGCAAACAATTGAGCGGCAAATTGCAGGAACTCTATGGAAAAGGCCAGGATGAGGCCGACCGA
The nucleotide sequence above comes from Agrobacterium vitis. Encoded proteins:
- a CDS encoding CsbD family protein; this encodes MNWNRVEGNWEQFKGKAQAQWGKLTGDDLDVIAGNRKQLSGKLQELYGKGQDEADREIDDWVKRH